From the genome of Miscanthus floridulus cultivar M001 chromosome 10, ASM1932011v1, whole genome shotgun sequence, one region includes:
- the LOC136487111 gene encoding protein SAWADEE HOMEODOMAIN HOMOLOG 2-like, with translation MGRQSSSTCRMEGRPFRFLPEEVKEMEERLFPVTKRRLDHIFMDELAVKFSYFRGLAGMTPVKSKQVLNWFHNNCNKHCPKIAREAHAPVVSTREFYWANHQQARGSSLSKLKPTVTTHAGSSSSSGNNYIDDHTKYEAKSARDGAWFDVQDFVAQRFCKSGDLKLLVHFSGFGAEEAEWINARTCLRQRSVPYKSTECANVHCRDPVLCYKESEQSGLYFDAEVHAIERKTHHSGEECDCKILVLYVHDNSEDIVSLRKLCRRYVGDDYKPQTSYERLKGKE, from the exons ATGGGTCGGCAATCAAGCAGCACCTGCAGGATGGAGGGACGACCCTTCCGATTCCTGCCGGAAGAAGTGAAAGAGATGGAGGAGCGCCTGTTCCCCGTCACCAAACGCAGGCTGGATCACATCTTCATGGATGAGCTCGCTGTGAAATTTAGCTACTTCCGGGGCCTTGCTGGCATGACTCCCGTCAAGTCAAAGCAG GTGCTCAACTGGtttcataacaattgtaacaagCATTGCCCCAAGATAGCCAGGGAAGCACATGCTCCGGTGGTGAGCACAAGGGAGTTTTATTGGGCcaaccatcagcaagctcgagGCTCCTCCCTCAGCAAGTTGAAGCCAACAGTCACTACGCACGCAGGATCTTCGTCTTCCTCAG GGAATAATTATATCGATGATCACACCAAGTATGAAGCTAAGTCAGCTAGAGATGGCGCTTG GTTCGATGTCCAAGACTTCGTGGCTCAAAGGTTTTGCAAATCAGGTGATTTG AAACTGTTGGTTCATTTTTCTGGATTTGGAGCAGAGGAAGCTGAATGGATCAATGCTCGTACATGTTTGCGGCAACGCTCAGTGCCATACAAGTCCACAGAATGTGCAAATGTTCATTGTAGGGACCCTGTTCTTTGTTATAAG GAAAGTGAACAGAGTGGTCTCTATTTTGACGCTGAAGTGCATGCTATTGAAAGGAAAACGCATCATTCAGGAGAAGAATGTGATTGTAAAATCCTTGTTCTTTATGTGCATGATAATTCTGAG GATATTGTTTCACTGAGGAAGTTGTGCCGTCGATATGTAGGAGACGACTACAAACCTCAAACTTCATATGAGCGACTAAAAGGAAAGGAATAG
- the LOC136488678 gene encoding uncharacterized protein, with amino-acid sequence MNVMVKSNVVISAFEKAAGFQLCAIGFCLRDKRNVMYAEIPKTEVLKELNLLLMRERGTETLKLIQKRLRNARAELHQSNEPDLFDHLSVNDDLVTCYENLKRFLSLDDTKKIQMLFLTLMKYFCFHCALMLQCCPRTCARVRA; translated from the exons ATGAATGTGATGGTCAAATCAAATGTG GTTATCTCAGCTTTTGAAAAGGCTGCAGGCTTCCAG CTCTGTGCAATTGGATTTTGTTTGCGGGATAAG AGAAATGTTATGTATGCTGAAATTCCTAAAACAGAG GTATTGAaggagttgaatttgttattgaTGAGGGAAAG GGGTACTGAAACACTGAAGCTCATCCAGAAACGACTCAGAAATGCTCGGGCTGAACTTCATCAGTCCAATGAACCAGATCTCTTCGATCATCTTTCGGTCAATGATGACCTTGTGACATGCTATGAGAATTTGAAG AGGTTTCTATCTCTGGATGATACCAAGAAGATTCAGATGCTTTTTCTAACTTTGATGAAGTACTTTTGCTTCCACTGTGCACTGATGCTTCAGTGT TGCCCACGGACGTGCGCGAGGGTGCGCGCCTAG